A genomic segment from Bacillus cereus G9842 encodes:
- the ypeB gene encoding germination protein YpeB, whose amino-acid sequence MLRGIIIVLLTVGVVGTGYWGYKEHQEKNAVLIRAENSYQRAFHDLAYEVDLLHDKIGTTLAMNSRSSLSPALADVWRLTSEARSDVGQLPLTLMPFNKTEEFLANIGDFSYRAAIRDLEKEPLNEQEYKTLQTLYSNAGNIQDELRKVQHLVLKNNLRWMDVEMALASNRDPADNTIIDGLKTVEKNVTSYSSTNFGPTFTSAQKNKKGGFEAQGKAISKDEAAKIAKSFLNLKGNEKVDVEKSGKGAKESFYSVKIKDEATNNEFYMDITGKGGYPIWVMNNREIKEQKVSLNDAGSKGLKFLKDHKFNNMELYDSSQYDNVGVFTYVVNENGVRIYPEAIQMKIALDDGSIVGFSAKEYLASHQKRTVPSAKLTVAEARKKINPDVKVMEERKAVVVNDLHNEVLCYEFVGTLGKDTYQIFINANSGAEEKVKKMQAVEKIYD is encoded by the coding sequence ATGTTACGAGGTATTATCATTGTATTATTAACAGTCGGTGTAGTAGGAACAGGATACTGGGGCTATAAAGAGCACCAAGAGAAAAATGCGGTTTTAATTAGAGCGGAAAATAGCTATCAACGTGCATTCCATGATTTAGCATACGAAGTCGATTTATTACACGATAAAATTGGCACAACACTTGCGATGAATTCACGATCATCTTTATCACCTGCATTAGCGGATGTATGGCGTTTAACATCTGAAGCTCGCTCAGATGTAGGGCAACTTCCTTTAACATTAATGCCATTTAATAAAACGGAAGAATTTTTAGCGAATATCGGTGATTTTAGTTACCGTGCAGCCATTCGTGATTTAGAAAAAGAGCCTTTAAATGAGCAAGAATATAAAACGTTGCAAACTTTATATTCAAATGCAGGAAATATACAAGATGAACTAAGAAAAGTACAACATCTTGTTTTGAAAAATAATTTACGCTGGATGGATGTAGAAATGGCACTTGCATCAAATCGCGATCCAGCAGATAACACAATTATTGATGGATTGAAAACTGTAGAGAAAAACGTAACATCATATTCTTCTACAAACTTCGGACCGACCTTTACAAGTGCGCAAAAAAATAAAAAAGGCGGATTTGAAGCGCAAGGAAAGGCAATTTCTAAAGATGAAGCGGCGAAAATTGCAAAATCGTTTTTGAATTTAAAAGGAAATGAAAAAGTAGATGTTGAGAAAAGCGGAAAAGGTGCGAAAGAATCTTTCTATAGTGTGAAAATTAAAGATGAAGCAACGAACAATGAGTTTTATATGGATATTACGGGAAAAGGCGGATATCCAATTTGGGTTATGAATAACCGCGAAATTAAAGAACAGAAAGTTAGTTTAAACGATGCAGGTAGTAAAGGTTTGAAATTTTTAAAGGACCATAAGTTTAATAATATGGAGCTTTATGATAGCTCTCAATATGATAATGTTGGTGTGTTTACGTATGTAGTAAATGAAAATGGAGTACGAATTTATCCAGAAGCAATCCAAATGAAAATTGCTTTAGATGACGGTTCTATCGTAGGGTTCTCCGCAAAAGAATATTTAGCGTCGCATCAAAAACGAACAGTTCCATCGGCAAAGTTAACTGTAGCAGAAGCAAGAAAGAAAATCAATCCGGATGTGAAAGTAATGGAAGAACGTAAAGCTGTAGTAGTCAATGATTTGCATAATGAAGTACTTTGCTATGAATTTGTAGGTACTTTAGGAAAAGATACGTACCAAATATTCATTAATGCTAATAGTGGGGCCGAAGAAAAGGTAAAGAAAATGCAAGCTGTTGAAAAAATTTATGATTAA
- the sleB gene encoding spore cortex-lytic enzyme — translation MRQKAIFKIAVLLAFIGLSLMVSSIQLKNVEAFSNQVIQRGASGEDVIELQSRLKYNGFYTGKVDGVFGWGTYWALRNFQEKFGLPVDGLAGAKTKQMLVKATKYDKSTANKGNSGSTAQKNKPSQNKGTNVPNGYSQNDIQLMANAVYGESRGEPYLGQVAVAAVILNRVTSASFPNTVSGVIFEPRAFTAVADGQIYLTPNETAKKAVLDAINGWDPTGNALYYFNPDTATSKWIWTRPQIKKIGKHIFCK, via the coding sequence ATGCGCCAAAAAGCTATTTTTAAAATAGCAGTTTTACTTGCGTTCATAGGACTGTCTTTAATGGTCAGTAGTATACAACTAAAGAATGTAGAAGCTTTTTCTAATCAAGTCATTCAAAGAGGAGCATCTGGCGAAGATGTCATTGAACTGCAATCTCGTTTGAAATATAACGGATTTTATACGGGAAAAGTGGATGGTGTTTTCGGATGGGGTACATATTGGGCACTTCGGAATTTTCAAGAGAAATTCGGATTACCCGTTGATGGTTTAGCTGGAGCTAAAACGAAGCAAATGCTCGTGAAGGCAACGAAGTATGACAAGTCCACTGCCAATAAAGGAAATAGTGGTAGTACTGCACAAAAAAATAAACCATCTCAAAATAAAGGGACAAATGTTCCGAATGGTTATTCGCAAAATGACATTCAACTCATGGCAAACGCAGTATACGGGGAATCACGTGGTGAACCGTATTTAGGACAAGTTGCAGTAGCTGCTGTTATTTTAAATCGTGTTACAAGTGCATCATTTCCAAATACCGTTTCAGGAGTAATATTTGAGCCAAGAGCCTTTACGGCAGTTGCGGATGGGCAAATATATTTAACGCCAAATGAAACAGCGAAAAAAGCTGTATTAGATGCGATTAATGGATGGGATCCAACAGGAAATGCTTTATATTATTTCAATCCAGATACTGCGACTAGTAAATGGATTTGGACTCGTCCACAAATTAAAAAAATCGGTAAACATATTTTCTGTAAATAG
- a CDS encoding YhcN/YlaJ family sporulation lipoprotein: MKTLIYILMLCFVITGCSIGKKDNPNEKPEQKNVSMKNVNYTNKLNKPNEKAADHLASLAASVPGVNDATAVVVGKYAIVGIDVKAKLDRTRVESIKYSVAESLKNDPDGANAVVVADVDTYERLKQIGKQIKKGKTGEGILDELAAIVGRVMPQVPNDMIENRETNPIKDNDKQLPKDEKQELRKEQDDQSNNHLNK; the protein is encoded by the coding sequence ATGAAAACTCTAATATATATATTGATGCTTTGCTTCGTTATAACTGGATGCAGTATTGGAAAAAAAGACAATCCAAACGAAAAGCCGGAACAAAAAAATGTCTCAATGAAAAATGTTAATTATACGAATAAATTAAATAAGCCAAATGAAAAAGCAGCAGATCATTTAGCATCTTTAGCTGCAAGTGTGCCAGGTGTGAATGATGCGACAGCCGTAGTAGTCGGCAAATATGCAATTGTAGGTATAGACGTAAAAGCAAAACTTGATCGAACTCGAGTTGAATCAATTAAATACTCTGTTGCAGAAAGTTTAAAAAATGATCCTGACGGTGCTAATGCAGTCGTTGTAGCAGATGTTGATACGTATGAACGCCTCAAACAAATTGGAAAGCAAATTAAAAAAGGAAAAACAGGTGAAGGTATACTAGATGAATTAGCGGCTATTGTGGGCCGAGTAATGCCACAAGTTCCAAATGATATGATTGAAAATAGAGAAACGAATCCAATTAAAGATAATGATAAACAATTACCAAAAGATGAAAAACAAGAGCTAAGAAAAGAACAGGATGATCAATCAAATAATCATTTGAATAAATGA
- the kynB gene encoding arylformamidase yields MKTSEWIDISQPLNNNIATWPGDTPFSYEVSWSKEESGSVNVGKLTMSIHTGTHIDAPFHFDNDGKKVLDLDVQVYVGPARIIDVSNLESIGKKELESFHLEGVERLLLRTSSHGKTEEFPDVIPHLRADIAPFLSEKGIRLIGVDVPSVDPLDDKELATHHQLFKHGIHILENVVLDHVADGDYELIALPLALTDADGSPVRAVIRPI; encoded by the coding sequence ATGAAAACATCAGAGTGGATTGATATTTCACAACCGCTAAATAATAATATTGCAACGTGGCCAGGAGACACACCGTTCTCGTATGAAGTTTCATGGTCAAAAGAAGAAAGTGGCTCGGTAAATGTCGGAAAGTTAACGATGAGTATTCATACAGGCACTCATATTGATGCACCATTTCATTTTGATAATGATGGAAAGAAAGTATTGGATTTAGATGTTCAAGTTTATGTTGGCCCAGCACGGATTATTGACGTTTCTAATCTTGAAAGCATCGGGAAAAAGGAATTAGAAAGCTTTCATTTAGAAGGTGTAGAACGATTATTATTACGTACATCTTCACATGGAAAAACTGAAGAATTTCCAGATGTGATCCCTCATTTACGTGCAGACATAGCACCTTTTCTATCAGAGAAAGGTATTCGTTTAATCGGAGTAGATGTACCATCAGTTGATCCGTTAGATGATAAAGAATTAGCAACGCATCATCAATTATTTAAACATGGAATTCATATTTTAGAAAATGTCGTACTAGATCATGTAGCAGACGGTGATTATGAACTTATTGCATTACCACTTGCATTAACTGATGCAGATGGAAGTCCAGTTCGAGCCGTTATTAGACCAATATAA
- a CDS encoding DUF1697 domain-containing protein, whose product MTIYVALLRGINVGGHKVIKMADLKRLFESIELKHVKTYIQSGNIVFESEEGINFLKDRIQSEMKNEFDFDVPVMLRTHDEFINIIKQCPYEVHSLLEGESVHVAFLANVLSEEESSQLLTFKSELEDCYIDEKVAYLFFKNSIRNSKLMNQFQKLHTPATVRNWRTVNKLKAIVESM is encoded by the coding sequence ATGACAATTTATGTTGCACTACTAAGAGGAATCAATGTCGGTGGACATAAAGTAATCAAAATGGCTGATTTAAAACGATTGTTTGAATCAATAGAATTAAAACATGTGAAAACATATATACAAAGTGGTAATATCGTGTTCGAATCTGAGGAAGGTATAAACTTTCTAAAGGACCGAATACAATCTGAAATGAAAAATGAATTTGATTTCGATGTTCCAGTCATGCTAAGAACACATGATGAATTTATAAATATTATTAAACAATGTCCGTATGAAGTTCATTCATTGTTAGAAGGAGAAAGTGTTCATGTTGCTTTTTTAGCTAATGTACTTTCTGAAGAAGAGAGTAGTCAATTGCTTACATTTAAAAGTGAACTTGAAGATTGCTATATAGATGAGAAGGTTGCTTATTTGTTTTTCAAAAATAGCATTCGAAATTCTAAATTAATGAACCAGTTTCAGAAGTTACATACACCAGCTACAGTTAGGAATTGGCGGACTGTGAATAAATTAAAAGCAATTGTAGAGAGTATGTAA
- a CDS encoding Pr6Pr family membrane protein — translation MRGEKTLSLFRLCLSLLACSAIITQFIIRAQVKPFNPVNFFSFFTIESNILVACILLLSSIGTATFGRSEQFGILRGAATVYILTTGLIYFLLLRGLEESLQTAIPWVNTVLHYIMPITMLLDWILNPPNKKITWKKAASWLLFPFFYVVYSLLRGPIVNWYPYPFLDPRIGGYGRVLLYSIGIAVVIGAICILVRFLGNRNFRKEF, via the coding sequence ATGAGGGGTGAAAAAACTTTATCTTTATTTAGATTATGTTTAAGTCTTCTAGCATGTAGCGCCATTATTACGCAATTCATAATCAGGGCACAAGTGAAACCGTTCAATCCAGTTAACTTTTTTAGTTTCTTTACGATCGAAAGTAACATTTTAGTTGCATGTATTCTCCTTTTAAGCAGTATCGGAACAGCTACATTTGGTCGATCAGAGCAGTTTGGTATACTTCGTGGTGCGGCAACGGTATATATACTTACGACAGGACTAATTTATTTTTTACTATTAAGAGGATTAGAAGAATCACTTCAAACTGCAATACCATGGGTAAATACGGTGCTGCATTATATCATGCCAATTACCATGCTTTTAGATTGGATTTTAAATCCACCAAATAAGAAAATCACCTGGAAAAAAGCTGCAAGTTGGCTCTTATTCCCGTTTTTTTACGTTGTATATAGCTTATTACGTGGTCCAATCGTAAATTGGTATCCATATCCTTTTTTAGATCCGAGAATAGGAGGATATGGTAGAGTCCTTTTATATAGTATAGGGATAGCTGTTGTAATTGGCGCTATTTGTATATTGGTAAGATTTTTAGGGAATCGAAATTTTAGGAAAGAATTTTAG
- a CDS encoding serine hydrolase domain-containing protein: MDFKQLENKFEKKKVNTFLVYQKGELTTEYYKTPECANNLYKINSITKSIVSLLIGIAIDKGYINDIHTPITEWIENVPGEKHDLTLYHLLTMTTGEDWKEFGNGVVFPNDFVESENWVQYILEKPIIEKPATKMNYNSGSSHLLSYIIQEATGMSTERFAKKYLFDPLEINEYEWQQDPQGIYVGGFGMKMKSTDLLKLGKLCLQNGYWNGKEIVSAQWLEESSRAQFETYEHVGAYGYHWWVLHNERFHIPYCIYFAMGYGGQYIVIIPQLEVVAIISSHMPKRGLVPLKLFIEHVQGNSNYL; this comes from the coding sequence TTGGATTTCAAGCAACTAGAAAATAAATTCGAAAAGAAAAAAGTGAATACATTTCTTGTTTATCAAAAAGGGGAATTAACAACTGAGTATTATAAAACACCTGAATGTGCAAATAACTTATATAAAATAAATTCGATTACAAAAAGTATCGTATCTTTATTAATTGGTATTGCAATTGATAAGGGCTATATAAATGATATACATACACCGATTACAGAGTGGATTGAAAATGTACCTGGGGAAAAACATGATTTGACGCTTTATCACTTATTAACAATGACTACTGGTGAGGATTGGAAAGAGTTTGGGAATGGAGTAGTATTCCCAAATGACTTTGTAGAATCAGAGAACTGGGTACAGTACATATTAGAAAAGCCAATAATTGAAAAACCTGCTACAAAAATGAATTATAATTCAGGTTCTTCTCATTTACTGAGCTATATTATTCAAGAAGCTACTGGAATGTCGACAGAGCGGTTTGCAAAGAAATATTTATTTGATCCATTAGAAATTAACGAATACGAATGGCAACAAGATCCGCAGGGTATATATGTTGGCGGCTTCGGTATGAAAATGAAATCTACAGATTTATTAAAATTAGGAAAATTATGTTTACAAAATGGATATTGGAATGGGAAAGAAATTGTATCAGCACAATGGTTAGAAGAGTCAAGCAGGGCGCAATTTGAAACATATGAACATGTCGGTGCCTATGGATATCACTGGTGGGTATTACATAACGAAAGATTTCACATACCGTATTGTATATATTTCGCTATGGGATATGGCGGACAATACATCGTTATCATTCCTCAGTTAGAAGTAGTAGCTATTATAAGTAGTCATATGCCAAAGCGTGGGCTCGTTCCATTAAAATTATTTATTGAGCATGTACAGGGAAATTCTAATTATTTATAA
- the kynU gene encoding kynureninase encodes MYKEPFQPTYEYALECDKHDELKDFQTEFYKKEGTIYLDGNSLGLLSKRAEKSLLTLLDSWKEYGIDGWTEGEHPWFFLSEKLGKLTAPLIGALPEETIVTGSTTTNIHQVIATFYEPKGIRTKILADELTFPSDIYALQSQIRLKGLDPDEHLVRVKSRDGRTLSEEDIIHAMEDDIALILLPSVLYRSGQILDMKRLTTEAHKRDIHIGFDLCHSIGSIPHHFKDWDVDFAVWCNYKYLNAGPGGVAGLYVNNKHFNRLPGLSGWFSSKKDKQFDMEHTLTAADHAGAYQIGTPHVLSIAPLIGSLEIFKDAGIERLREKSLHITRYMLNLIDHELKDFGFTIGNPLEDESRGGHIYLEHAEAARICKALKANGVIPDFRAPNGVRLAPVALYNTYEEVWKSVQILKGIMKEEKYKQFENKREVVA; translated from the coding sequence ATGTATAAAGAACCATTTCAACCAACTTATGAGTATGCGCTTGAATGTGATAAACATGATGAACTGAAAGATTTTCAAACTGAATTCTATAAAAAAGAAGGTACTATATATTTAGATGGAAACTCATTAGGGCTACTTTCAAAAAGAGCAGAGAAATCATTACTTACGTTGCTAGATTCGTGGAAAGAATATGGAATTGACGGCTGGACTGAAGGTGAGCACCCGTGGTTCTTCCTTTCAGAGAAATTAGGTAAACTTACAGCCCCTCTTATTGGAGCTTTACCGGAGGAAACTATTGTAACCGGTTCTACGACTACAAATATACACCAAGTTATTGCGACGTTTTATGAACCGAAAGGAATACGTACAAAAATACTTGCGGATGAATTAACTTTCCCGTCAGATATTTATGCACTTCAAAGTCAAATACGTTTAAAAGGATTAGACCCAGATGAGCATCTAGTAAGAGTGAAAAGCCGAGATGGTAGAACACTTTCTGAAGAAGATATTATTCATGCGATGGAAGATGATATCGCTTTAATTTTATTACCTTCTGTTTTATATAGAAGTGGTCAAATTCTTGATATGAAACGTTTAACAACGGAAGCACATAAACGAGACATTCATATCGGATTTGATTTATGTCATTCAATAGGATCTATTCCGCATCATTTCAAAGATTGGGATGTTGATTTTGCTGTTTGGTGCAATTATAAATATTTAAATGCAGGACCGGGTGGTGTTGCAGGACTTTATGTAAATAATAAACATTTTAATAGACTGCCAGGGTTGTCTGGATGGTTTAGTTCTAAAAAAGATAAGCAGTTTGATATGGAGCATACATTAACAGCCGCTGATCATGCAGGTGCTTATCAAATTGGTACACCTCACGTATTAAGTATAGCACCATTAATTGGTTCTCTTGAAATTTTCAAAGATGCTGGTATTGAACGTTTACGTGAGAAATCTTTACATATTACGAGATACATGCTGAATTTAATTGATCATGAATTAAAAGATTTCGGATTTACAATTGGAAATCCGTTAGAGGATGAAAGTCGAGGCGGGCACATTTATTTAGAGCATGCAGAAGCAGCACGTATATGTAAAGCGCTAAAGGCAAATGGAGTAATTCCAGATTTTAGAGCGCCAAATGGAGTGAGACTTGCGCCGGTCGCTTTATATAACACATACGAAGAAGTGTGGAAATCTGTACAAATATTAAAGGGAATTATGAAAGAAGAAAAGTATAAGCAGTTTGAAAATAAGCGAGAGGTTGTGGCATAA
- a CDS encoding TetR/AcrR family transcriptional regulator encodes MKNSTLSSRKHRSLETKKKLLHSGYTIFIRNGFQKTTITQIIKHAETGYGTAYVYFKNKDDLLISLMEDVMNQFHNISKRSFLPQTKEEAHKMIRNQVRAFLQLAKKERAILQVVEEAIGLSKEIRKKWDEIRERFINNITQDITYSQESGLAQPELNKEIVARAWFAMNEMFLWAIVKNDKKLELEEIVHTLTEMYTTGLYK; translated from the coding sequence TTGAAAAACTCTACTCTTTCATCAAGAAAACACCGCTCCTTAGAAACGAAGAAGAAACTACTACACTCTGGTTACACTATTTTTATACGTAACGGATTTCAAAAAACGACAATTACACAAATTATTAAACATGCAGAAACCGGTTACGGAACAGCATATGTATACTTCAAAAACAAAGACGATCTCCTAATTAGTTTAATGGAAGATGTTATGAATCAATTTCATAATATTTCCAAGCGCTCCTTTTTGCCTCAAACGAAGGAAGAAGCTCATAAAATGATTCGAAATCAAGTTAGAGCATTTCTCCAACTAGCAAAGAAAGAACGAGCTATTTTACAAGTTGTAGAAGAAGCAATCGGATTATCAAAAGAGATACGTAAAAAATGGGACGAGATACGGGAACGCTTCATAAACAATATTACGCAGGATATTACATACTCTCAAGAAAGTGGATTAGCACAGCCTGAATTAAATAAAGAAATTGTAGCACGTGCTTGGTTCGCAATGAATGAGATGTTTCTTTGGGCGATTGTGAAAAATGATAAAAAATTAGAGTTAGAAGAGATAGTACATACATTGACGGAAATGTATACGACGGGGTTATATAAATAG
- a CDS encoding DUF3977 family protein gives MKYIEIGIGNKWFVRTETENKDGTEFEERGIIKPIYLESVYVRIWFRKTCFIFDTKEGFKKDKKRRIEYKFIVGIVSRVTEEKVR, from the coding sequence GTGAAGTATATTGAGATTGGAATCGGGAATAAGTGGTTCGTTCGAACGGAAACTGAAAATAAAGATGGGACTGAATTTGAAGAACGAGGAATTATAAAACCTATTTACTTAGAGTCTGTATACGTACGAATTTGGTTTCGGAAAACGTGTTTTATTTTTGATACGAAAGAGGGTTTTAAGAAAGATAAGAAGAGAAGGATTGAATATAAATTTATTGTTGGAATTGTGAGTAGGGTGACTGAAGAAAAAGTACGCTAA
- the kynA gene encoding tryptophan 2,3-dioxygenase: MKENEKVIIEKGIHTDFKENMTYGEYLQLDSLLSSQKRLSDHHDEMLFIVIHQASELWMKLILHELNAAIESIKQDKLQPAFKMLARVSKIQSQIIQSWDILATLTPSEYIEFRDSLGQASGFQSYQYRMIEYALGYKTPHALKIYEKDPELHARLHKALHAPSLYDVAIQALVKEGFPIHKDVLNRDITQPYEEDATVEAAWLEVYVDVKKYWNLYQLAEKLIDIEDWLQQWRFRHMKTVERIIGHKMGTGGSSGVSYLKRVLDQRFFPELWNVRTKL, from the coding sequence ATGAAAGAAAATGAAAAAGTAATTATTGAAAAAGGGATTCATACGGATTTTAAAGAGAATATGACGTATGGGGAGTATTTACAATTAGATAGTTTACTATCTTCTCAAAAAAGATTATCGGACCATCATGATGAAATGTTATTTATCGTTATCCACCAAGCAAGTGAGCTTTGGATGAAGCTCATTTTACATGAGCTAAATGCGGCGATTGAATCTATTAAACAAGATAAATTACAACCAGCTTTTAAAATGTTAGCACGTGTATCGAAAATTCAGTCTCAAATTATTCAATCTTGGGATATTCTTGCGACATTAACACCATCAGAATATATTGAGTTTCGTGATTCACTCGGTCAAGCTTCAGGTTTTCAATCGTATCAATATCGTATGATTGAGTATGCACTTGGCTATAAAACGCCGCACGCATTAAAAATTTATGAAAAGGATCCAGAATTACATGCACGACTTCATAAAGCGCTACATGCACCAAGTCTATATGATGTCGCGATTCAAGCATTAGTAAAAGAAGGATTCCCTATTCATAAAGATGTGTTAAACCGTGATATTACGCAGCCTTATGAAGAAGATGCAACAGTAGAAGCGGCGTGGTTAGAAGTGTATGTGGATGTGAAAAAATATTGGAATTTATATCAGCTTGCTGAAAAATTGATTGATATTGAAGACTGGCTACAACAATGGCGTTTCCGTCATATGAAAACAGTAGAAAGAATTATTGGACATAAAATGGGAACAGGTGGATCCTCCGGTGTTTCTTATTTAAAACGAGTACTTGATCAAAGATTCTTCCCAGAGCTTTGGAATGTTCGTACGAAATTATAA
- a CDS encoding aromatic acid exporter family protein encodes MNQDRQWNIVGGRVIKTGIAVFLTVLVCKFFNIPTIFAVITAIVTIEPTATDSIKKGFIRFPASTIGSAYAMTFTFFLGHQAISYALAAMFTIVTCQKLRLHAGTLVATLTAVAMIPITADHYFTAFLIRLATTSTGIIVSTLVNFFIFPPHYTKTIFGCTEDLFAKTANIMEEWITALLAGKGMKKETAQDLSKLTLLLHKAIQFVQYEQKDWKYHHHTKKEMRSFLLVQKQLHLLQQIIYHIDNLARVSIETCDWSQSEREILQQTTYSIIAILRNRCNEIDEEHFKLIAELDKQFWSYKNDLKDYKPDHYHHHFSSESIILFEVLSIHDMLEELKQISEKYEWENQFS; translated from the coding sequence ATGAATCAAGATAGACAATGGAATATTGTTGGGGGAAGAGTGATTAAAACTGGGATTGCAGTTTTTCTTACAGTGTTAGTTTGTAAATTTTTTAACATCCCAACTATTTTTGCTGTAATAACAGCAATTGTTACAATTGAACCAACTGCAACAGACTCAATAAAAAAAGGGTTTATTCGCTTTCCGGCCTCAACAATTGGATCGGCATATGCCATGACTTTCACATTTTTCCTAGGCCATCAAGCAATTTCTTATGCATTAGCTGCGATGTTTACGATTGTTACATGTCAAAAACTAAGGTTACATGCGGGAACATTAGTCGCGACTTTAACTGCTGTAGCTATGATTCCAATTACGGCAGATCATTATTTTACTGCATTTTTAATTCGTTTAGCTACTACATCTACTGGTATTATAGTATCTACTTTAGTGAATTTTTTCATTTTCCCACCACACTACACGAAAACGATTTTTGGATGTACAGAGGATCTATTTGCTAAAACAGCAAATATTATGGAAGAATGGATTACTGCATTACTTGCAGGAAAAGGTATGAAAAAGGAGACAGCTCAGGATCTATCTAAATTGACTTTATTATTGCATAAGGCGATACAATTTGTTCAATATGAGCAGAAAGATTGGAAATATCATCACCATACAAAGAAGGAAATGAGAAGCTTTTTACTTGTACAAAAGCAATTGCATTTATTACAGCAAATCATTTACCATATAGATAATTTAGCTCGAGTGTCAATTGAGACCTGTGACTGGTCACAAAGTGAAAGGGAAATATTACAACAAACAACTTATTCTATAATTGCTATATTGAGAAACCGTTGTAATGAAATTGATGAGGAACATTTTAAACTTATTGCTGAATTAGACAAGCAATTTTGGAGTTATAAAAATGATTTAAAAGATTATAAACCAGATCATTATCATCACCATTTCTCAAGTGAATCTATTATTTTATTTGAGGTATTATCTATTCATGATATGTTAGAAGAATTAAAACAAATATCCGAGAAATATGAGTGGGAAAATCAATTCAGTTGA
- a CDS encoding DUF3889 domain-containing protein, whose product MKKSLKRVALVILFLTTCSNIYTGSSIVHAQPPYAKWGKLAVEKTKEQYPKAEIIDYLHIGRKPKTVQITVEKFKLWLREDGKEYGVFVDVEFETKTEKFIKLSFQKTSR is encoded by the coding sequence ATGAAAAAATCGTTAAAACGTGTCGCACTCGTCATTCTGTTCCTAACAACATGTTCAAATATATATACAGGCTCATCAATTGTTCATGCGCAGCCGCCGTATGCCAAATGGGGTAAACTTGCCGTAGAAAAGACGAAAGAACAATACCCAAAAGCAGAAATTATTGATTATCTACATATAGGTAGAAAACCCAAAACAGTTCAAATAACTGTTGAAAAATTTAAATTGTGGTTACGTGAAGATGGAAAAGAATATGGTGTTTTTGTTGATGTAGAATTTGAAACGAAGACGGAGAAATTTATAAAGTTGTCGTTTCAGAAGACGAGTAGATAA
- a CDS encoding GNAT family N-acetyltransferase, which produces MGEFSMNIHTGEIQLVPYKEKYKEVIQTFTLPSEQVQFTSDPSALLEKAKSDRTKNVIVILDYNGVPVGLFALQTGDRVKEFTDNEDALLLTSFSINHNRQRKGYAKKSLLLLEEFVKRYFPIKNEVVLAVNERNIPAQNLYAKVGFQDKGFRRMGPIGQQIIMHLPIMK; this is translated from the coding sequence ATGGGAGAGTTTAGCATGAACATACACACAGGGGAAATTCAATTAGTTCCGTATAAGGAGAAATATAAAGAAGTTATTCAAACATTTACTTTACCAAGTGAACAAGTTCAGTTTACATCAGATCCAAGCGCATTACTGGAGAAAGCAAAAAGTGATCGTACAAAAAATGTGATTGTTATTTTAGATTACAATGGGGTACCGGTTGGTCTTTTCGCATTGCAAACGGGAGATAGAGTAAAGGAGTTTACGGATAATGAGGATGCTTTACTTTTAACATCATTTTCTATTAATCACAATAGACAAAGAAAGGGATACGCTAAAAAGTCATTGTTATTATTAGAAGAGTTTGTAAAACGTTATTTTCCAATAAAAAATGAAGTTGTACTTGCTGTGAATGAAAGAAATATTCCTGCACAAAATTTATATGCAAAAGTCGGCTTCCAAGATAAAGGTTTTAGAAGAATGGGACCAATTGGCCAACAAATAATAATGCATTTACCTATAATGAAATAA